The genomic region CAAAGGAAGTGCGCCGGTTCACCGACGCGCTCGACGCGGTCGGCAACACCACCAAGGCCGTGACCAAGGGCTACGCCATCGGCTCGGCGGGCCTCGCCTCGCTGGTGCTGTTCGCCGCCTACACCGAGGATCTGACGCGCTACTTCCCGGGCGTGAAGGTCGACTTCGCGCTGCAGAATCCGTACGTGGTGGTCGGCCTGTTCATCGGCGGCCTGCTGCCCTACCTGTTCGGCGCCCTGGGCATGACCGCGGTCGGCCGCGCCGCCGGCTCGGTGGTGATCGAGGTTCGCCGGCAGTTCAAGGAAATCCCCGGCATCATGGAAGGCCGCGCCAAGCCTGACTACGGCCGCGCTGTCGACATGCTGACCAAGGCCGCGATCAAGGAGATGATCCTGCCGTCGCTGCTGCCGGTGCTCGCGCCGATCGTGCTGTTCTTCGCCGTCGACGCGGTGGGTGGACGCTCCGCGGCCTTCGCGGCGGTCGGCGCCATGCTGCTCGGCACCATCGTGACCGGCCTGTTCGTGGCGATCTCGATGACCTCCGGCGGCGGCGCCTGGGACAACGCCAAGAAGTACATCGAGGAAGGCAATCACGGCGGCAAGGGCTCGGACGCGCACAAGGCGGCCGTGACCGGCGACACCGTTGGCGATCCGTACAAGGACACCGCGGGACCCGCGGTGAACCCGATGATCAAGATCACCAACATCGTGGCGCTGCTGCTGCTCGCGGTGCTGGCCTCGCTGGCCTACTGAGAACGGCTGAAAAGCCACCTCGTGGATAACGGAACGGCCCCGGAGAGCGATCTCCGGGGCCGTTTCTTCAGGCGGACGGCGGGACGTCAGCCGAACTTGAACGCGACGCCGTAGCCACCGCGCGGATAGTTCCATTCCAGATCGCCGGTCTCGGCGGTCAGCACGCGGCAGGTGCCGCATTCCATGCAGCCGTCCGGCACCACCTCGACCTTGCCCTGCTCGGTGATGGCATAGCACCCGGCCGGACAGACATTGACCAGCGTCTTGAGCTCCGGCGTCGGCTCGCCCTGGTTCTTGATCTTCACATGCGGGCGGCCGGCATCGACCAGATAGCGGTTCTGGTAGAGCTTCTCCTCGATTCGTGGAGCCGGTGCCGCCTTCTTCCCCTTGGTGTCTTTTGCACTCATCGCCACGCCCTCGCAAATTTCATGGCATCCCCGATCAACCCGCCCAGGCCGCGTTCACGGCGCAGGCTTTTGACGATCTCCGCCTCCTTCGCCTTCTTCTCGACGCCGTCCACGCGGAACCAGGTCTGCGCCGCCTTGCTGAGCACGCGCGGATACAGGTCCAGGAGCTGCGGGTTGTTGTGCAGCAGATCCGGAATCTTCTTGTACTTGCGCAGGTCCTTCAGGACAAAGCTGTCCTCCAGCCGGCGCCGGTACTCGGCCAGGTTCTCCGCCGTGGTGTCCTCGCGGCGGCGCTTCAGCCACACGATGGTCTCGGCGGCGATGCGGCCCGAGGCCATCGCCAGGTTGGAGCCCTCGCGGTGCACGGCATTCACCAGATGCGCGGCGTCGCCCACCACGACCCAGCCATCGCCCAGGATCTCCGGCATGGCGTTGAAGCCGCCCTCGGGGATCAGGTGCGCGGCATATTCCTTCACCTCGGATCCGGCGATCAGCGGCGCCACCGAGGGATGCCGCTTGAAGGCATCCAGCAGGGCGTACGGCGTCATGCCGCTCCTGGCCAGGTCCTCGACGATGCAGCCAATGCCGATCGCGATCGACTCACGGTTGGTGTAGATGAAGCCGGTGCCCGTCATCCCCTTGGTGATGGTGCCCATCGCCTCGATGACCACGCCGGAATCGCCGGAGATGTTGAAGCGGCTTTCCACCGTCTCCTGCGGCAGGAAGTGCATTTCCTTCACCGCCAGCGCGACCGCCTTGGGCTTCAACTCCTCGCGCAGCCCGGCGCGCTGGCCGACCAGCCCGTTCACGCCTTCGGCCAACACCACCACGTTCGCCAGGATCGGCCCGCCCTGGCGGTCGGTCAGCACCCCGATCACCCGCCCCTTGCTGTCGCGCAGCAGTTCGGTGACCGTGGTCTCGGTCAGCACGGTGGCGCCCGCGTCCCGCACCCGCGAATTGAACCAGCGGTCGAACTGGCTGCGGATGATGGTGTAGCGGTTCGGCTTCTCCTCGTTGAAGTCGTCGGACCGGTAATGCATCCCGGTATGGGACGTGTCGTCCATCATCCAGATGCGCTGCTCGATGATGTGGCGTTCGAGCGGTGCATCCTCGCGGAAATCGGGGATGACCTTCTCCAGCGCGTCCGCGTACAGGATGGCGCCCTGCACGTTCTTGGCGCCCGAATACTCGCCGCGCTCGATCTGCAGCACATTGAGGCCGCCCTTCGCGAGCGTGTAGGCGGCCGAGTTGCCGGCCGGGCCGGCCCCCACGACGATGGCGTCGAAACGTTCGTCAGCCATGCGAACCTCCTTCAGCCGGCCAGGCGATTGACGGCGAGGCGCTTGCGGAACGCCTCGGTCAGGGCAGGAAGCAGTTCGATCGCGTCGGCGACGACGCCGACATGCGCAAAATCGAAGATCGGCGCCTGCGGATCGGTGTTGATCGCCACGATCAGGTCGGCACCCTCGACCCCGACGCGATGCTGGATCGCGCCGGAAATGCCGGCGGCGATATACAGCTTCGGCCGGATCGTCTTGCCGGTCTGGCCGATCTGCCGGTCAGCCGGCATCCAGCCCTTCTGCACCAGCGGGCGCGACCCGCCCCAGTCGCCGCCCAGCACCGAGGCCAGGGCACGGACATGCTGCATGTTCTCGGGCGACTTCAGGCCCAGCCCGCCGGCCACCACGATGTCCGCGTAAGCAAGCTGCGCCTTGTTGGAATCGCGGTCGGGCAGGAAGCGCAGCACCTTGGTGACGATGTCGTCTTCGCGCAGGGACACCCGGAACGGCACCGTGCGGCCCTTGCGACCGGGCTGGCGTGGCGGCATCGACATCACGCGCGGCCGGACGGTGGCCATCTGCGGACGCGTGTTCAGCGTGTAGATGGTGCAGAGCAACGAACCACCGAAGGTCGGGCGAGTGGCCGCGAGGCAGCGATCGTCGTCGATGGCCAGTTCGGTGCAGTCGGCGGTCAGGCCGGTCAGCAGCGTGGTGGCCACCGAGCCGGCGAGGTCACGGCCGAGCACCGTCGCGCCGAGCAGCAGGATCTCCGGCTTGAACTCGTTGACCATGTCGGTCAGGACACGGCTGTACGGGTCGTTGCGGTAATGCTCGAGCGCCGCATGGGTGGCGATATAGACCGCGTCGGCGCCGTGCTCCCACACTTCGGTGGAGGCCTCGGCCAGTGGCGCGCGTTCGCCGCCGATCAGCACGCCGGCGAGTTCCACGCCCAGCTTGTCGGCGAGCTTGCGGCCCTCGCCGAGCAGCTCGAGCGAAACCGGGTGGATCTCCCCGTGCTCGATCTCGATGAAGACCCAGACATTCTTGTAGCTGCGGAACCGCTCGGGCAGTTCCTTCTTCATGGCCGCCCGGCTGGCGGGGGCCGCAGCCGGCTTCGGTGCGTCGCTCATCGGTCCCTCCAGCCTCAGTACTGCGCGGCGGTGCGCACGAGCTCGGCTTCGAGGGCCGGCTGCGTGGCGAAGATCTTTTCGATCAGGTCGGCGGCGACGGCCTCGGGCTTGCGGTCCTTGACCTCGATCTGATCGGCCTTGACGGCGCGGGCCTGCGGGGCAAACACGCGCTTGACCACGGTGGGGGAGCCGCGCAGGCCGCAATTGGTGACGTCGGCGATGCCGGCCTGGGCAGCGTTCCAGACGGTGACCTCGGCGCGGGAGGCGCGCAACACGTCCTGCACGGTGCCGCGCCGGATCTCGTTGGTGCCTTCCAGCATCGTGATCAGCGCGGGCAGCTTCGTGGTCAGCTCCTGCACGCCGCCCTCGGCACGGCGGGACACGCGGATGGTGCCGCCCGCGAGGTCGAGATCGTGGATCGCCGAGACATAGGTGAGCTGATTCAGCCCCAGACGGCGGGCAATGCCGGGACCCACCTGGGCGGTATCGCCGTCGATGGTCTGCTTGCCGGTGAACACGATCTGCGCCTCGCCCCAGGTCTCGCCGATCTTCTTCACCGCCTGCGACAGCGCGTAGCTGGTCGCCAGCGTATCCGAACCGGCGAAGAAACGGTCGGTCAGCAGCACGGCGCGATTGGCACCGAAGCCGAGCGCCTTGCGCAGCGAGTCCTCGGCCATCGGGGGCCCCATGGTGAGGACCGTCACCTCGCCGCCGAACTTGTCGCGCAGGCGGAGCGCCTCTTCGACCGCGAACAAATCGTACGGGTTGATGATGGTGGGCACGCCCTGGCGCATGATGGTGTTGGTGACCGGATGCACGCGGATCTGCGCGCTGTCCGGAACCTGCTTGATGCAGACGACGATGTGCATGCCTGCCTCCTTCTCTGCGCTCTTCACCGCAATCCGCGTGCCAGTGCCGAAATCCAGGAATTCCGCCAAAAGGCCACGACAGCGTGCGACGTGGCCTGTCGAGAAGCGGACAGGAGGGTCAGGTTTCGCTCTCTGCGACCAGGGCGGAAAGCGGCACGAAACCCTGGCTGCGCGGCGCCACGGCCTGCTTGAGCACCTTGAAGGTCCGCTGCTCGATCGGCGGGGACGCGACGAAATCGGCATAGGCGTGGGTCAGCGCCGCCCGGCAGGCTTCCTCGGCGGCATCGTCCGTCATCGATTCCAGCGCCGAATCCGCCAGGTATTCCGCCATCCGCCGCAGGATGTGCAGACGGGCGACATTCAGCACCTGCGGCTCGTAGGGCACGCGGAGAAGGCTGAAGAACTCCTCGGCCGCCGAAAGGCCGCGCATGCGCATGAGCAGCGTGGTCATGATATCCTCACGCATAGGTCGGGGTGAACTGGGCCGCCGCCGCGCGCCCGTCTTTCCAGAACGGCGATAACTGGCGCAGCCGCTCGATGATGGGCGGCAGCACCTCCAGCACGCGGTCAACGTCCTCGTCGGTGTTCTCGCGCGAGAACGAGAACCGGATGGCACCATGGGCCGCGGTGTAGGGCACCTTCATCGCCCGCAGCACATGCGATGGCTCCAGCGAGCCGGAGGTGCAGGCCGAACCGGAGGACGCGGCGATTCCCTCCTTGTTCATCAGCAGCAGGATGCCTTCGCCCTCGATGAATTCGAAAGCGATATTGGTGGTGTTGGGCAGGCGGTTGTCGGGATCGCCGGTGACCAGGGTATTGCTGACGCGCTGCACCAGCCCCTTCTCCAGCCGGTCGCGCAGGGAACGGACCCGGGTCTGCTCGTCCGCCATGTGCGCCATGGCCAGTTCCGCCGCGCGGCCGAGCGCCACGATCCCCGGCGCGTTCTCGGTGGAGGCACGGCGTCCGCGCTCCTGGTGGCCGCCACGCAGCAGCGGCCGCAGCTTCACGCCACGCCGCACGTACAGCGCCCCGATTCCTTTCGGCGCGTGCAACTTATGTCCGGAGAGCGACAGCATGTCGATCTCGGTCTGCTTCAGATCGATCGGCACCTTGCCGACAGCCTGCACCGCATCGGTATGGAACAGCGCACCGGCCTCGTGGGCGAGAGTGGCAAGGCGCTCGACCGGAAAGATCGTCCCGGTCTCGTTGTTGGCCCACATGATCGAGGCAATGGCCGTCTTCGGCCCGAGCGCCTGACGGTAGGCATCGACATCCAGCCGGCCGCGCGAATCCACAGGAACCACATGCACCTTGACGCCGCGGCTCTTCTGCAGCCACTGGCACAGCGCCAGCACCGCGGGGTGCTCCACCGCCGAGGTGACCACCTCGTTGCGGCCGGTCTGCGTCTCCAGGGCCGACAGGATCGCGGTATTGTCGGATTCCGTACCACTGCCGGTGAAGACGATCTCGTGGTCGAATTCCGCCCCCAGCAGCGCCTGCACCTGGCCGCGCGCGCGCCGCAGCGCCGTGCCGACATCGGCGCCGAAAGCATGCATGGACGACGCGTTGCCGAACTGCTCGGTGAAGAAGGGCAGCATCGCCTCGACCACGAGCGGATCGACGCGGGTGGTGGCATTGTTGTCGAGATAGACCGGTCGCATCGTCACACCCCCTTGTTCAGTGCCCGGCCGGAACCGGGATGACGCGCAGCCCACGGCCAAGCTTCGTCGCCAGCCGCTCCTGGATGCCGTTGATGGTGACAGTTGCCGACTGGCAGCCGACACAGGCGCCGGAGAGGCGCACGAGCACGCGGTCCCCGTCCACGTCGACCAGTTCGCAATCGCCGCCATCGGCGCGCAGATACGGCCGGATTTCCTCGATCGCCGTCTCGATGGCACGGATGCGCTGCAGCGTGGTCATCTGCTGCGGCTTGGCCGCCAGCGGCGAGGTCTTGGCCCGCGCCCGCGGCTTCACGCCCGAGGCAGGATCGAAGGCAAGCGCCGGATCAAGCTCGCCTGCCGCCACCATGTCGGCATTGACCCGGGTCAGCACTTCCTCGATGCCTTCAAGGCAGGTGCCGCAACTGCCCGCCGCCTTGGTGAAATGCGTCACCTGCTCCACCGAGGTCAGGCGGTTGACGCGGATGGCGCGCTCGACCATGCCCTCGTCCACGCCGAAGCACTTGCAGAGCAGCGCGCCTTCCTCGTGGTCGTCATGCCATTCCTCGCCGCGGTAATTGGCGATGGCGGCACGCAGGGCCTCGTAGCCCATCACCGAGCAATGCATCTTCTCGGGCGGCAGGCCGCCGAGGAAATCGGCGATATCCTGGTTGGTCAGCGTCATCGCCTCGGCGATGGTGCGGCCGATGATCAGCTCGGTCAGGGCCGAGGACGAGGCGATCGCCGAGCCGCAGCCGAAGGTCTGGAACTTCGCGGCCGTGATCACCTCGGTCTCCGGGTCGACCTTGATCATCAGCCGCAGCGCGTCACCGCAGGAAATCGCACCGACATCCCCGACCGCGTTGGCGTCCTCCAGGACACCGGCGTTGCGAGGATTGTAGAAATACTCCTTGACCTTCTCACTGTATTCCCACATGGCGCCCGCCCTTCAGCAGAATGACTTGCTGCAGGAGCAGCGCGACGTCGCATTGGGATTGTCGAAGGTGAAGCCGGCGCCCTTCGTGCTGTCCACGAAATCGATCGTGGTGCCGTCCAGATGCGGGCTGCTCTCCGCGTCCACGAACAGCCGCACGCCTTCATGCTCGATCATGATGTCGTCGGGACCAGCCTCCGACACCAGGCCCATGGCGTATTTGAAGCCGGCGCAGCCGCCTGTCTTGACGGCAATGCGCAGTCCCTGCACCTGCTCCCCCGCCCGCGCGAGCGCGGTGCGCGCGGCCTCGACGGCGCTGTCGGTCAGATGGATCATCACGGCCTCTCCTTCGTGCTGCCCGGATGCAGCAGGGAGAGGCAAGCTTCATGCCAGCCGGAAACCTAAGGAATTTCGGCGCCTTGCGCCAAAGCGGACAGAAAGTCCGCGTCGCACATCCGACGTTGTCGGATGTGCGACATAGCAGTCATGCAGCCAGGTCGGAAGCGCAGCGCGTGCGGGCGAGCAGGCTTTCGCCGCTCTCGTCGCCGAAGCAGGTCTCGAAATCATCGCATTCGGCACAGCTCGGCGCCGAGCAGAGCATATAGCCGTCGTCGCGGCAGATCGTCCGGTAGAAGAACTTCTTCCACTTCATGTCGGACTTGTTGCGCGCGGCCAGTGGCTCGAAATGCCGGTTCAGCATCCAGCCCAGTTCGCGGCGGTTGCGCAGACCGAGATCCTGCCACAGATGGTTCGGCCGCAGGCAGCGCCGCGCAATCATGTCCGCAAGCCGCAACTGCAACACCGTGCCGTCGGTGACGCTCCGGCGCAGCAGGTCCTGCAGGCAGGCCTCGTCACCGGCCCGCGGCGAGCAGGTCTGGCCGCGCAGCCGGGCGAACACCGCCGCGGTGTGGGGGAACATCTCCGCGGCAAGGTCGGCGATCACGTCGCCATCCAGGCCCACCAGGTCCTGGATGCGGCCCGCGCCGGTCTCCGCCTCCCAGGCGGAGAGGGCGAGGATGCAGGCGACGACGTGTGCGTCGAAACCGTCGCAGCCGGGCCGGGTGGGACCGGCGATCCAGGCATAGATGTCGGCGGGCTGCATGCTCGCGTCCTCCGGTTTGGATAGGTCAGGCGGCTCCGTGCGCCTGGGCGTTGGTCGGGCAGACCCGGGCGCAGGCGCTGCAGCCGATGCAGCCGCCGGCATCCACCATCACCATGACCTTGCGCTCGATCTCGCCGTCATCGTCTTCGTCATCGAGATTGATGAAGTTGCCGTCCTCGTCGACGCCCTTCAGCGTCATCACGTCGCGGCTGCAGACCTTGAAGCAGCGGCCGCAGCCGATACAGACGGTCGCATCGATGGACAGAAGGTATTTCGGCTCCCAGGAACGGCCGTCACGGGTCACGAGTGGCATGGCTTGCTCACGTTGTTTCGAGGCGTTTCAGTTCGGCGCGGCGCGCCGCGAGGTCGGCGAAGACGGCGTGCACGCGGGCCGCCACTTCGGGGATCTTGTCCCAGTCCTTCGGCAGTTCCTCGGAGAAATCGTGCAGTTCCATCTTGGCCGCGGTGGCCCGGGCGGAAAGGCGCTTGATCTCCGCCTTGATCTGCTCGACGTCGCTCATCCCCAGTCTCCTTCAGAGGCGCGGTGGGCTCAGGCGCGGGCCAGCTCGGGGTGGGCCTCGATCATGGCAACGGCCTGGTCGACCGCCTTCATCCCGTCGGCGGCGAGGGCGCCCAGGTCGTTGAAGCCGAAGCGATGCACGTCGCGCAGGGTGCGCGCATAGACCACCAGCTTGCCGGCGATCAGCACCACGCGGCCGAAGCCCTCATGCGTGACCTTCATCATCGGCGAGGCGATGATACCGGTCTGCCGCTCCACCGCGAGGCCGATCGCCTGGTAGAACTTCTCCAGCCGCCCCAGCGTGTCGGGATCCGGATCACCGATGATCGGGATGGCGCGCCGTTCTTCCTTGGTCACGATGTAGTCGGCGAGCAGGGCGGTGTCCGGCTTGTTCTCCCAGGCGCCGAAGGTGTCCTCGGCGCGGATGCGCGACACCAGGCACTGCAGGAACGGGGTCGCCATCGGGTCGGCGGCGGCAGCCTCGCTCATGCTCAGGACTCCTCGTCCAGGAAGTCCATGGAGCGCGGCGGCCCCTGCAGCGCCATCACCTTGCGCAGCCATGGCGGCGGGTTGCCGGTCATCATGCCCTGCACGCGCCCGAGGATGCTCTCGATCGTTTCCGGCGTGGCCAGCTTCACCGGATGGATGCGGGCACCAACAACCTTGGCCGCGGCCGGCCCGCCGATGGCGAGCACGAACAGCAGGTGGCAGCCGGTCAGGGCGGCGACCTTCGGGCCGATGCGGTCCATTCCTTCCGGCACATGGGCACCGGATTCGTCGGACACGTCGTCGAAGCTGACGGCCTCGATGAACCGGGTCTCCTTCGGCGTCACGTCATAGATGGCGAAACGACGGGCCGACCCGAAATGCGCGTTCAGCGACTTCAGGTCGTTGGTGGCAATGGCGACCCGCAGATGCGGTGTCGACGGCGTCAGCGGCATGGCTGGCTCGGGGTCAATGAGCGTGAGACGGCGCGCCAGCATGGCGGATCTCCTCGATGGTGGCGGGCATTGGGGGGACGGCGCCTGGGAAATCATCCGGCCCGTGCGCGTGCAGGCCGGCAAGGACGATGTTCGATATCTCGAAGATGAAATCACGCGTGCCGCGGTAGCCCGCGGTGCAACGATGCAGGGCGCCCAGACGGTCGAACATAGGATAGCCGACACGCAGCAGCGGCACGCCCAGCCGGTCGGCGGCCTGGCGTCCATGGCTGTGGGTGACCAGCAGCTCGGCCTCGCTGTCGCGGGCGAGGTCCTCGAAATCCATCAGGTCGCCGACCACGACCCGCGCGGTGGGAACCGCGTCCAGATGCGGCGCATTGGCGGTGGAGGCCACCGCGGCCATCACCTCCGCCCCCATCGAAGCGAAGAACCCGGCAAGCGAGCAGAGCAGGTCGGGATCGGCGGCGATGGCGACGCGCCGCCCGCCGAACTGGAAATGCCCGTCCAGCATCGCATCCACCAACTGGCTGCGCTGGCGCCGCAGCCGCGGCGGCACCGGCCGCCCGGAGATATCCGCCAGCAGCGCCACGAACGCATCGGCCGGGCCAAGCCCGGTGAGCGTGGGCAACACCGTCACCGGCACGCCGGTGCGCGCGGCCAGCCGCTCGGCCGGCGCGCGCATATGCTCGCCAATGGCGATGGTGTGGCGGGCCCGCCCCATATGGGCGATGCTCTCCAGCCGGGTGCCGCCATAGCTGGTGGCGGTGTACTGCTCGGGCACGGTGCCGTCGAGCGAACCGGAGACATCCGGCAGCACCACCGCGGTCAGGCCGAAGGCTTCGGCCGTCTCCACCATCCACTCGATATCAGCCGCCGTCTGGTGCACCCCGGGCAGCAGGTTGACCTGTGGCGGCACGGCGGCGGTGCCGTCGGCCGGTTCCACCATGGCGTCGATGATGGCGCTGACGGCCCGTGCCCAGCCGTCTTCCAGCCCGCCGGCGAAATCCGGCGTATGCGCCAGCACCACGCGCACCCCGGAAAGTTCCGGCCGGCGTCCCAGGATCAGGCGCAGGTCGCCATCCATTTCCTCGCCACGGGTTTCCGTCAGCGCGGTGGTGGCGATGCCGATGAAGCGCGGCTTCATGCGCTTGGTCAGGTTCAGCAGCGCCTGTTCCAGATTGTCGGCACCGCCCATGACGGTGGCGATCTCGTCCAGGGCCGTGGTCTGCAGCGGGATCGCCTCGCGGGTATGGCGGACGGTCAGCACCAGCGCAAAGGACGTGCAGCCCTGGGCGCCGTGCAGCAGCGGCACCGCCCCTTCGATGCCGAGATAGGCAAGCGCGGCCCCCAGCGGGGCGGACGACTTCAGCGGGTTGGTGGTCAGGTTCTTACGCGCTTGCACGATCTCGGCCATGGCACCCACTCACCCCTCTGCCGCGATGGCGGACGCGCCGCCGATGCTGCCGGAAGCCGGGGTGCGCTCCCATGGTGCGGGACGGCGCACTTCCTGCCAGACCGGATTGGTCAAGGAGCGATGCAATTCACGGACCAGAGCCACCATGCCGTCATAGCCGGCATAGCCGAGATGCCGTTCCTGGTTGATGTCGATCCAGGGGGTACGGGCCTTCAGCGCCACGAACTGCGACCGCCCGCCGGACAGCATGATGTCGGCCTCGCCACGGGCGAGCTGCGCGTACATCTCGCGTGGCGGGATGCTGTCGACCATGTGCGCATCCGTTCCCATCAGCGTGCGAATGCGGCTCTTGTCCTCGTCAGTGGATTTGCGCACCGAGGTATGGGTGATGGTCATGCCGATCTCCTGCAACGCGGAGACGATCGACCAGGATTTCACGCCACCGGTGTACAGCAGCACCCGCTTGCCCTGCAGCGCGGCGCGGTACGGCTCCATGCGCGCCCAGGCCCGCGCCTCCTCCGCCGCGATCAGCGCCTCGGTGCGGTCCTGCAGCGCGGCGTCGGCGCCGCGGGCGACCAGCAGGCGCGCAAGCGAACGCAGCGATTCCGAGGTGTCGGAGATGCCGTAGAAGGATCCCTCGAAATAGGGGATGCCCCAGCGCTCCTTTATCTTGCGGGCGACGTTGATCAGGGCGCTGGAGCAGACCATCATGTTGAGCTGCGCCCGGTGGCAGGAAGCGATATCGCGATAGCGCGAATCGCCGGTGATGCAGGCCTGGATGCGGATGCCCAGCGCATCGAGCAGCGGCCGCACCTGCCACAGCTCCCCGGACACATTGTATTCGCCGAGGATGTTCACGTCGGTCGGCGTGGTGACCTCGGGTTCCTGGGTGCCGATGACATGGGCAAGCAGGGTCTCGCCGGCGAGCCGGTTGCCCAGATTCTTGCTGCCGGCGAAACCGGGGGCGTTGACGGGAATGCAGGGGGTGCCGAGTTTGGCGGAGGCATGGCGGCACACCGCCTCGATATCGTCGCCGATCATCGCCGGCACGCAGGTGGCGTAGACGAAGACCGCGGGCGGGTTGTGGCGGGCGATCGCTTCCTTGATGGCGCGATAGAGGCGCTTCTCGCCATTGCCCAGGACGATGTCCATCTCGGACAGGTCGGTGGTGAAGCCAAGCCGGTAGGTCTGCGGGCCGGAACTGCCGGAATGGCGGTTGTCCCAGCCATTGCCCTCGCAGGCCAGCGGGCCATGCACCAGATGCACGGCGTCGGTGATGGGCTGCAGCGCGATCTTGGCGCCGTCGAAGGCGCAGCCGCCGGCGGCGGCCCCGGGGGTGAGCGGCTTGGAGCAGCCCTTCTTGCGCTGCTTCTCGTCCTTGGCCTGGTTGGTAGGACAGGCGGGCTCGTTGAAGACCTCGGCGATCCGGGCTTTCAATGCGTCGCTGCTCATACGCCCCTCCGGAAATAGACCGGGCGGCCGTTGCGGGCCGCCCGGCGGTCGGTCTCAGCGGGTCAGGTCGAAGGAGATGTCGTTGACACCGGCCTCGCTGCCGTCGTTGTCGAGCTTGTCGAAGATCTTGTCGAGCACCGAGACCAGCACGCGCAGGCCGCCCTGGTAGCCCCAGACCGGGAAGCGGTGGTGGTGGTGGCGATCGAAGATCGGGAAGGTCAGGCGCACCAGCGGCACCTTCACGTCACGCTCGAGGTACTTGCCGTAGGAATTGCCGATCAGCAGGTCCACCGGCTCGGTCGCCAGCAGCGAGCGCAGGTGCCAGAGGTCCTTGCCCGCCCAGGCCTTGCAACCGACGCCGAAGGGCGAGGTATCGAACAGCGCCTGCATCTTCTCGGCCCAGGCGTTGTTGGCGTTGGTGCACAGGCAGTGCTTCGGCTCGCCGCCAGTTTCCAGCACAAAGCGGGCCATGGCGTAGACGAAGTCGGGATCGCCATAGATCGCGTAGGTCTTGCCGTGCAGATAGGCCTGGCTGTCGGCGATGGCGTCGACGAAACGGCCGCGCTCCTTCTCCAGCGCCTCCGGGATCGGCTTGCCGGTCAGCGCCGAGATCTTCTCCAGCAGCTCGTCGGTGGCGCTGACGCCCAGCGGGTAGTTAACGGCGAGAACCTGCTGGCCCTGCGCGGCGATGTATTCCAGCGTCTTCGGCGTGCAGTATTCCTGCAGCGAGATGGTCGCCGCGGCGTCCTGCGCGGCCTTCGCCGCCTCCAGCGTGGTGCCGCCGTCATACATCCGGTATTCGCCGTCCGACGGGGTGTCGAACTGGTCGGAGACGTCGGACAGGAAGGTGTACTCCACCCCCATCAGGTCCAGGATGCGCTTGATCTCGCGGTTGTTGGCGACCGCGTAGCCATCGAAGCCCGGGATGATGTTGATGGTCTGGTTCGGCGTGCGGGTACGGCCCTTCCAGAAATGCTCCAGGATGCCCTTGAGCATGTTGTCGTAGCCGGTGGTGTGGCTGCCGACGAAGGCCGGGGTGTGGGCGTAGGGCACGTCGAAATCAGCCGGGACGGAGCCCTTCTGCTTCGACGTGGCGATGAAGGCCTGCAGGTCGTCGCCGAT from Rhodovastum atsumiense harbors:
- the fdxB gene encoding ferredoxin III, nif-specific — translated: MPLVTRDGRSWEPKYLLSIDATVCIGCGRCFKVCSRDVMTLKGVDEDGNFINLDDEDDDGEIERKVMVMVDAGGCIGCSACARVCPTNAQAHGAA
- a CDS encoding HesB/IscA family protein, which translates into the protein MIHLTDSAVEAARTALARAGEQVQGLRIAVKTGGCAGFKYAMGLVSEAGPDDIMIEHEGVRLFVDAESSPHLDGTTIDFVDSTKGAGFTFDNPNATSRCSCSKSFC
- the nifE gene encoding nitrogenase iron-molybdenum cofactor biosynthesis protein NifE — encoded protein: MSSDALKARIAEVFNEPACPTNQAKDEKQRKKGCSKPLTPGAAAGGCAFDGAKIALQPITDAVHLVHGPLACEGNGWDNRHSGSSGPQTYRLGFTTDLSEMDIVLGNGEKRLYRAIKEAIARHNPPAVFVYATCVPAMIGDDIEAVCRHASAKLGTPCIPVNAPGFAGSKNLGNRLAGETLLAHVIGTQEPEVTTPTDVNILGEYNVSGELWQVRPLLDALGIRIQACITGDSRYRDIASCHRAQLNMMVCSSALINVARKIKERWGIPYFEGSFYGISDTSESLRSLARLLVARGADAALQDRTEALIAAEEARAWARMEPYRAALQGKRVLLYTGGVKSWSIVSALQEIGMTITHTSVRKSTDEDKSRIRTLMGTDAHMVDSIPPREMYAQLARGEADIMLSGGRSQFVALKARTPWIDINQERHLGYAGYDGMVALVRELHRSLTNPVWQEVRRPAPWERTPASGSIGGASAIAAEG
- a CDS encoding nitrogen fixation protein NifQ: MQPADIYAWIAGPTRPGCDGFDAHVVACILALSAWEAETGAGRIQDLVGLDGDVIADLAAEMFPHTAAVFARLRGQTCSPRAGDEACLQDLLRRSVTDGTVLQLRLADMIARRCLRPNHLWQDLGLRNRRELGWMLNRHFEPLAARNKSDMKWKKFFYRTICRDDGYMLCSAPSCAECDDFETCFGDESGESLLARTRCASDLAA
- the nifX gene encoding nitrogen fixation protein NifX, translating into MLARRLTLIDPEPAMPLTPSTPHLRVAIATNDLKSLNAHFGSARRFAIYDVTPKETRFIEAVSFDDVSDESGAHVPEGMDRIGPKVAALTGCHLLFVLAIGGPAAAKVVGARIHPVKLATPETIESILGRVQGMMTGNPPPWLRKVMALQGPPRSMDFLDEES
- a CDS encoding NifX-associated nitrogen fixation protein; the protein is MSEAAAADPMATPFLQCLVSRIRAEDTFGAWENKPDTALLADYIVTKEERRAIPIIGDPDPDTLGRLEKFYQAIGLAVERQTGIIASPMMKVTHEGFGRVVLIAGKLVVYARTLRDVHRFGFNDLGALAADGMKAVDQAVAMIEAHPELARA
- the nifN gene encoding nitrogenase iron-molybdenum cofactor biosynthesis protein NifN; translation: MAEIVQARKNLTTNPLKSSAPLGAALAYLGIEGAVPLLHGAQGCTSFALVLTVRHTREAIPLQTTALDEIATVMGGADNLEQALLNLTKRMKPRFIGIATTALTETRGEEMDGDLRLILGRRPELSGVRVVLAHTPDFAGGLEDGWARAVSAIIDAMVEPADGTAAVPPQVNLLPGVHQTAADIEWMVETAEAFGLTAVVLPDVSGSLDGTVPEQYTATSYGGTRLESIAHMGRARHTIAIGEHMRAPAERLAARTGVPVTVLPTLTGLGPADAFVALLADISGRPVPPRLRRQRSQLVDAMLDGHFQFGGRRVAIAADPDLLCSLAGFFASMGAEVMAAVASTANAPHLDAVPTARVVVGDLMDFEDLARDSEAELLVTHSHGRQAADRLGVPLLRVGYPMFDRLGALHRCTAGYRGTRDFIFEISNIVLAGLHAHGPDDFPGAVPPMPATIEEIRHAGAPSHAH
- a CDS encoding CCE_0567 family metalloprotein, which encodes MSDVEQIKAEIKRLSARATAAKMELHDFSEELPKDWDKIPEVAARVHAVFADLAARRAELKRLETT